A DNA window from Chryseobacterium sp. MEBOG06 contains the following coding sequences:
- a CDS encoding porin → MKKLLAFIGAVLISSSLYSQGSPDYGSGLKVNLNPEGDKFIRFILWDQLWLRNTSMNPGSMVGGEPTDNSWNIGNRRLRALTYAQISKRYMILLHFGINNQTFINGGATGTSGTGGYGNGKKTQLFFHDAWNEYAVILPGEAGKFSLSLGAGLHYYMGLSRMTMASTLNFLTVDSPVFSWPLIDNSDQFGRQLGMFAKGKYGKLEYRFSLNKPFATDIVPVNVTDPSRAVAVDNNGNPSFSKAGYVEYQFLDEESNTLPYKVGSYLGTKKVFNVGAGFYHQADGTRTSVNSNIEKHDISLFAVDAFADIPLGEAKNKMAVSAYAGYYNYNFGPNYVRNLGTMNIAASDPNFIGNKAIAGPGNLQPTIGTGNIIYAQAGLLLPSQAQKPKIRIQPFAAYTRKNFEAFDKSSSQFDVGANWFIDGHHAKITTQYSTRPVYTSPTESPSSKGEFIVQFQIYL, encoded by the coding sequence ATGAAGAAATTACTTGCATTCATTGGAGCAGTCTTAATAAGTAGTTCTCTCTACTCCCAGGGTTCCCCAGACTATGGCAGTGGATTAAAAGTAAACCTCAATCCTGAAGGAGACAAATTCATCAGATTTATTCTCTGGGACCAGCTTTGGCTGAGAAATACCTCAATGAATCCCGGAAGTATGGTAGGTGGAGAACCTACAGACAACTCCTGGAACATAGGAAACAGGAGGTTACGTGCTTTAACCTATGCACAAATCTCTAAAAGATACATGATTCTCCTCCATTTTGGAATCAATAATCAGACCTTCATCAACGGGGGTGCTACAGGTACTTCAGGAACAGGCGGTTATGGAAACGGAAAGAAAACACAGCTTTTTTTTCATGATGCATGGAATGAGTACGCAGTTATTTTACCTGGAGAAGCGGGTAAATTCAGTTTATCTTTAGGGGCAGGGCTTCATTATTATATGGGACTTTCCCGTATGACTATGGCTTCAACATTGAATTTTCTTACGGTAGATTCCCCTGTTTTTTCATGGCCTCTGATAGACAATTCAGATCAGTTTGGAAGACAGCTGGGAATGTTCGCTAAAGGAAAATATGGAAAATTAGAGTATCGCTTTAGCTTAAATAAACCTTTTGCTACAGACATAGTCCCTGTAAATGTAACAGATCCGTCAAGAGCTGTAGCAGTAGATAATAATGGAAATCCGAGTTTTTCAAAAGCGGGATATGTAGAATACCAATTCCTTGATGAGGAATCCAACACCCTTCCTTACAAAGTGGGCTCTTATCTGGGAACTAAAAAAGTGTTCAATGTAGGTGCAGGGTTTTATCATCAGGCGGACGGAACAAGAACTTCTGTCAATTCAAATATTGAAAAGCATGACATCAGCCTTTTTGCAGTGGATGCTTTCGCAGATATTCCATTGGGAGAAGCAAAAAACAAAATGGCCGTCTCTGCGTATGCCGGATATTATAACTATAATTTTGGTCCTAACTATGTAAGAAATCTGGGAACCATGAATATTGCCGCTTCTGACCCTAATTTTATCGGTAATAAAGCAATTGCAGGCCCGGGAAATCTACAGCCAACCATAGGAACAGGTAATATTATCTATGCACAGGCTGGTTTACTATTACCAAGTCAGGCACAAAAGCCAAAAATAAGAATACAGCCTTTCGCAGCGTATACTCGCAAAAATTTTGAAGCTTTTGATAAATCTTCATCTCAATTCGACGTAGGAGCCAACTGGTTTATAGATGGTCATCATGCGAAAATCACCACACAGTATTCAACGAGGCCTGTTTATACCAGCCCCACTGAAAGTCCTTCTTCAAAAGGAGAATTCATTGTACAGTTTCAGATCTATTTATAA
- a CDS encoding helix-turn-helix domain-containing protein, whose amino-acid sequence MENTCPKCQSSKVVKSGIVNEKQRFHCKNCNYYFTVKKLGKQIDDYYVTKALQLYLEGLSYREIERIIGVSHVTISSWIKKYNITRPPHSEFHPVYKILKQSELIEYIAQEENIQNAGIIITQFADKYMLIKWERFKK is encoded by the coding sequence ATGGAAAACACGTGCCCAAAATGCCAGAGCAGCAAAGTTGTAAAAAGCGGTATCGTAAATGAGAAACAACGTTTTCACTGCAAGAACTGCAACTATTATTTTACAGTCAAGAAATTGGGCAAACAGATCGATGATTACTATGTAACCAAGGCGCTTCAACTTTATCTTGAAGGGCTTAGCTATCGTGAAATAGAAAGAATTATAGGAGTTTCTCATGTTACCATCAGCTCATGGATCAAAAAATACAATATCACAAGACCTCCCCATTCTGAATTTCATCCGGTATATAAAATTCTCAAACAAAGTGAACTCATTGAATATATTGCTCAGGAAGAAAACATCCAAAATGCAGGTATAATTATCACCCAGTTTGCAGATAAATATATGCTTATCAAATGGGAAAGATTTAAGAAATAA
- a CDS encoding GNAT family N-acetyltransferase produces MEIEISSCEHLMYVSEIQQEMYDSAQRRGTGIAKRSIEYLSKKISEGNAVVATENGEWVGFCYIETWSHGKFVANSGLIVSPKFRNGGVATQIKHKVFQLSREKYPDAKVFGLTTGLAVMKINSDLGYKPVIYSELTQDEEFWSGCKNCVNYEILMKKERKNCLCTAMLFVPENNKVNGVANMQPEIKYNNEQESSLSV; encoded by the coding sequence ATGGAAATAGAAATTTCCTCATGCGAACATCTAATGTATGTGAGTGAAATACAGCAGGAAATGTATGATTCTGCACAGCGTAGAGGAACGGGGATCGCAAAACGTTCCATCGAATATTTGAGTAAAAAGATTTCAGAGGGCAATGCTGTGGTGGCCACTGAAAACGGAGAGTGGGTAGGCTTCTGTTATATAGAAACCTGGTCACATGGGAAATTTGTGGCTAATTCGGGACTGATAGTATCGCCGAAATTCAGGAACGGGGGAGTTGCAACTCAGATTAAACATAAAGTTTTCCAGTTATCTAGAGAAAAATATCCGGATGCGAAAGTATTTGGGCTTACAACAGGTCTTGCGGTCATGAAAATCAATAGTGATTTAGGATATAAACCGGTGATCTATTCCGAGCTGACTCAGGATGAGGAGTTTTGGAGCGGTTGCAAGAACTGTGTGAATTATGAGATCTTAATGAAAAAGGAGCGTAAAAACTGTCTTTGTACAGCAATGCTTTTCGTTCCTGAAAATAATAAAGTAAACGGGGTTGCCAATATGCAGCCGGAAATTAAATATAACAATGAGCAAGAAAGTAGTCTTAGCGTTTAG
- a CDS encoding MFS transporter, translating into MSENHHETYENMTDKQKNRTIWSVITASSLGTLIEWYDFYIFGSLAIVLATKFFPADNPTAAFLSTLATFAAGFVVRPFGALFFGRLGDIIGRKYTFLVTLLIMGFSTFLIGCIPSYKTIGFMAPVLVLILRLLQGLALGGEYGGAATYVAEYAQPHRRGYWTSWIQTTATAGLFISLIVILITKSTLSAEEFDNWGWRVPFWISILMVGVSYIIRKNMKESPLFAKAKSEGKTSKNPLKESFGNKYNFKFVLLALFGAAMGQGVIWYTGQFYAMSFLQKVMNVESMQVDYLMATALFLGTPFFVFFGWLSDKIGRKAVMMTGMLVAILAYRPIYDSMYKSVNLENKTVATNGITEKRTAKIHNDIATDSLVTFHKETLYTDGTLTKKDSITHWSPAGPIMKDGKAEEPKVSQTVKLGDNTKWYLVFLVFIQVIFVTMVYGPIAAFLVEMFPVRIRYTSMSLPYHIGNGVFGGLLPAVATYLVTTGKEAGHATWYLEGLWYPIGVAAVCLIIGLFYLKNKNNNLHD; encoded by the coding sequence ATGAGCGAAAATCACCACGAAACCTACGAAAATATGACTGATAAGCAGAAAAACCGCACCATCTGGAGCGTTATCACTGCCTCATCACTCGGAACACTTATAGAATGGTATGACTTTTATATTTTCGGAAGTTTGGCCATTGTTTTAGCTACAAAATTTTTTCCTGCAGATAATCCTACCGCAGCATTTTTATCTACGCTGGCTACTTTTGCTGCAGGATTTGTTGTAAGACCTTTCGGAGCTTTATTTTTCGGAAGACTGGGAGATATCATCGGAAGAAAATACACCTTCCTTGTTACGTTATTAATCATGGGATTCTCCACTTTTCTGATTGGATGTATCCCGAGTTATAAAACCATTGGATTTATGGCTCCTGTTTTGGTTTTAATTCTGAGACTATTACAAGGACTGGCTCTGGGAGGAGAATATGGTGGCGCTGCCACTTATGTTGCAGAATATGCACAACCTCACCGAAGAGGCTACTGGACCTCATGGATACAGACCACAGCAACAGCAGGACTTTTTATTTCATTGATCGTTATCCTGATCACAAAATCAACACTTTCTGCCGAAGAGTTTGATAACTGGGGATGGAGGGTTCCTTTCTGGATTTCTATTTTAATGGTAGGAGTTTCTTATATCATCAGAAAAAACATGAAAGAATCTCCTCTTTTTGCGAAAGCTAAAAGCGAGGGAAAAACTTCTAAAAACCCTTTAAAAGAAAGTTTTGGCAATAAATACAACTTCAAGTTTGTTTTACTTGCTTTATTCGGAGCTGCCATGGGACAGGGGGTAATCTGGTACACGGGACAATTCTATGCGATGAGTTTCCTGCAGAAGGTAATGAATGTAGAATCTATGCAGGTAGACTACTTAATGGCAACCGCTCTATTCCTGGGAACGCCTTTCTTTGTATTTTTCGGCTGGTTATCGGACAAAATTGGGCGAAAGGCAGTAATGATGACCGGAATGCTGGTAGCCATCCTGGCTTACCGCCCTATTTACGACAGTATGTATAAAAGTGTGAATCTTGAAAATAAAACAGTAGCAACGAACGGAATTACAGAAAAAAGAACAGCTAAAATTCACAATGACATTGCCACAGACAGTCTTGTGACGTTCCATAAAGAGACACTTTATACAGATGGAACTTTAACCAAAAAAGACAGCATCACTCATTGGTCACCTGCCGGTCCTATCATGAAGGACGGAAAAGCTGAGGAACCAAAAGTGTCACAAACGGTAAAATTAGGTGATAACACGAAATGGTATCTCGTTTTCCTTGTATTTATACAGGTGATATTTGTAACCATGGTATATGGACCTATAGCTGCTTTCCTTGTTGAAATGTTCCCGGTAAGGATCCGTTACACCTCAATGTCTTTACCTTATCATATTGGAAATGGGGTATTTGGAGGACTTCTTCCCGCAGTGGCAACTTACCTGGTTACAACAGGAAAAGAAGCCGGACACGCCACATGGTATCTCGAAGGACTTTGGTATCCTATTGGAGTTGCGGCTGTCTGCCTGATTATCGGATTGTTTTATCTTAAAAATAAGAACAATAATCTTCATGATTAA
- a CDS encoding M20 family metallo-hydrolase translates to MQELKSVYNKEELLNNAVGLLKNLIEIPSFSKDEFNTSVEIENFFKKHQIPTKRFKNNIWAVNKNFDVFKPSVLLNTHHDTVKPNKAYTLDPFVPLEKDGKLYGLGSNDAGASLVSMAQVFLHFYEKEDLKYNLVIALTAEEEISGFDGIEALFPQLPNIEFAIVGEPTQMNLAIAEKGLLVIDGEMRGTPSHAAHPNDDNSIVKCMQDLQNILTFKFPKISEYLGEVKITLSGIHAGVQHNVVPESCNFTLDVRVTDEYSNKEAFEIIQSQMESALTARSFRLNSSKIEMDHPFVKAGLEIGRTTYGSPTSSDQAIIPCTSVKMGPGDSRRSHTADEFIYINEIEEGIEIYIRVLEKVL, encoded by the coding sequence ATGCAGGAACTGAAATCTGTTTATAATAAAGAAGAACTATTGAATAATGCGGTTGGATTGCTTAAAAATCTAATTGAAATTCCTTCATTCAGCAAAGATGAATTCAATACTTCGGTGGAGATTGAGAATTTTTTCAAAAAGCATCAGATTCCAACGAAACGTTTTAAAAACAATATCTGGGCAGTTAATAAAAACTTTGATGTATTTAAACCGTCTGTTTTATTGAATACCCATCATGATACCGTAAAGCCTAATAAAGCTTATACACTTGATCCTTTTGTGCCCCTTGAAAAGGATGGGAAACTATATGGATTGGGGAGTAATGATGCCGGAGCTTCTCTGGTTTCTATGGCACAGGTTTTTTTACACTTTTATGAAAAAGAAGATTTAAAATATAATTTAGTGATTGCTTTGACGGCAGAGGAGGAGATTTCGGGTTTTGACGGAATTGAAGCCCTGTTTCCACAGCTTCCCAACATTGAATTCGCCATTGTAGGAGAACCCACGCAGATGAATCTGGCGATTGCAGAAAAAGGACTGCTTGTGATAGACGGGGAAATGAGAGGAACTCCTTCTCATGCCGCTCATCCTAACGATGATAACTCAATTGTAAAATGTATGCAGGACCTGCAGAATATTTTAACCTTTAAATTCCCGAAAATCTCAGAGTATTTGGGTGAAGTTAAAATAACGTTGTCAGGAATTCATGCCGGAGTACAGCATAACGTAGTTCCTGAGTCATGCAATTTCACGTTGGACGTCAGAGTTACGGATGAATATTCTAATAAGGAGGCTTTTGAAATTATCCAGTCTCAGATGGAATCTGCACTTACAGCGAGATCTTTCAGGCTGAATTCCTCAAAAATTGAAATGGATCACCCATTTGTAAAAGCAGGATTAGAAATAGGAAGGACAACCTATGGTTCACCTACCTCATCAGATCAGGCCATTATTCCATGTACATCAGTGAAAATGGGCCCTGGAGACAGTAGGCGCTCTCACACTGCGGATGAATTCATCTATATCAATGAAATAGAAGAAGGGATTGAAATCTATATCCGGGTTTTAGAAAAAGTATTATAA
- a CDS encoding N-acetylornithine carbamoyltransferase has product MKKFTSVSDVENLQEIIKKALQIKANPLSETEKGKGKTIGLVFLNSSLRTRLSSQIAAQNLGLNVLTLNAAQEAWNLEFADGAVMNGDTVEHIKDAIEVLNQYCDIIAVRCFAGMKNKEDDVNESILSQFEQYAKVPVISLESATRHPLQSLADCITITENWKKDHKPKVVLTWAPHIKPIAQAVGNSFTEWMQEMDVEFVIANPEGYDLDQKFTKDIKVIHDQDEALKDADFIYVKNWSSFDDYAAMPEVKGDWMLTNEKLANTNEGKVMHCLPVRRNVELSDEVMDGENSIIYQQAKNRIFSAQAVFSEILDEINSK; this is encoded by the coding sequence ATGAAAAAATTCACCTCTGTAAGTGATGTAGAAAACTTACAGGAAATCATAAAAAAAGCTTTACAGATAAAAGCAAACCCGCTTTCAGAAACAGAAAAAGGAAAAGGGAAAACAATAGGACTTGTATTTTTAAACTCAAGTTTAAGAACTCGTCTGAGCAGTCAGATTGCAGCACAAAACCTGGGACTGAATGTTCTGACGCTGAATGCCGCACAGGAAGCCTGGAATCTTGAATTTGCAGATGGAGCCGTAATGAACGGAGATACAGTAGAGCATATCAAAGATGCTATTGAAGTTTTAAATCAATATTGTGATATTATTGCAGTACGTTGCTTTGCAGGAATGAAAAATAAGGAGGATGACGTTAATGAGAGCATTCTGAGCCAATTTGAGCAGTACGCTAAAGTTCCTGTTATTTCGTTAGAATCTGCAACGCGCCACCCGTTGCAAAGTTTGGCAGACTGTATTACCATTACCGAAAATTGGAAAAAAGACCATAAACCAAAAGTTGTTTTAACCTGGGCTCCGCACATCAAGCCTATTGCTCAGGCAGTTGGGAATTCTTTTACAGAATGGATGCAGGAAATGGATGTTGAGTTTGTGATTGCCAATCCTGAAGGCTACGATTTGGATCAGAAATTCACAAAAGATATAAAAGTAATCCATGATCAGGATGAGGCTTTAAAAGATGCAGATTTTATTTATGTGAAAAACTGGTCGTCTTTTGATGATTATGCCGCAATGCCGGAAGTGAAAGGAGATTGGATGTTAACCAATGAAAAACTGGCCAATACTAATGAAGGAAAAGTGATGCACTGTCTGCCGGTTCGTCGTAATGTAGAATTAAGTGATGAGGTGATGGATGGCGAAAACTCAATTATCTACCAACAGGCGAAGAATCGTATTTTCTCTGCGCAAGCTGTTTTTTCTGAAATTTTAGACGAAATTAATTCAAAATAA
- a CDS encoding argininosuccinate synthase, with translation MSKKVVLAFSGGLDTSYCAKYLSETLGYDVYAVTVNTGGFSKEEEKELERKALNLGVKEYRCVDAQEDYYNSCVKYLIFGNVLKNNTYPLSVSAERTIQAQEIAKYAIEVQADAIAHGSTGAGNDQVRFDLIFHVMCPNIGIITPIRDMALSREEEIEFLKNHGYEMEFHKAQYSVNKGLWGTSVGGKETLTSRNYLPEEAFPSQIKETQSSELEIEFKNGEVISVNGENFEHSVYAIQKIEELASAYGIGRDIHVGDTIVGIKGRVGFEAAAASVIIKAHHLLEKHTLSKYQQMMKSQLSDWYGNWLHEALFLDPVMRNIESFLVDSQKTVSGKVFVTLHPYRFILNGIESDHDLMSDKFGSYGEANRAWTGDDVKGYTKIVSNSLNIYHQINQNIN, from the coding sequence ATGAGCAAGAAAGTAGTCTTAGCGTTTAGCGGAGGTTTAGATACTTCCTACTGTGCAAAATATCTTAGTGAAACATTAGGATATGATGTGTACGCAGTTACTGTAAATACAGGAGGTTTTTCTAAGGAGGAAGAAAAAGAATTAGAGAGAAAAGCTTTAAACCTTGGAGTAAAAGAATACAGGTGCGTAGATGCTCAGGAGGATTATTATAATTCTTGTGTGAAGTATTTAATTTTTGGTAATGTGTTGAAAAACAATACTTATCCTCTTTCTGTAAGTGCAGAGCGTACCATTCAGGCGCAGGAAATTGCAAAATATGCGATAGAAGTACAAGCGGATGCTATTGCTCACGGAAGTACAGGAGCTGGAAATGATCAGGTTCGTTTTGATTTGATCTTTCACGTAATGTGTCCAAATATCGGCATTATTACGCCAATCAGAGATATGGCTTTATCCCGTGAGGAGGAGATTGAGTTTTTGAAAAACCATGGCTATGAAATGGAATTCCATAAAGCACAATATTCTGTGAATAAAGGTCTTTGGGGTACCTCTGTAGGAGGAAAAGAAACGTTGACTTCCAGGAATTATTTACCGGAAGAAGCTTTCCCTTCGCAAATAAAAGAAACACAGTCTTCAGAACTGGAAATTGAATTTAAAAATGGAGAAGTAATTTCCGTTAATGGAGAAAACTTCGAACATTCAGTATATGCTATTCAAAAAATAGAAGAACTAGCTTCTGCTTATGGTATTGGACGTGATATTCATGTTGGAGATACCATTGTAGGAATCAAAGGAAGAGTAGGATTTGAAGCAGCAGCAGCCTCAGTGATTATCAAGGCTCATCATTTACTGGAAAAACATACCCTTTCAAAATATCAGCAGATGATGAAATCTCAATTATCTGACTGGTACGGAAACTGGCTTCATGAGGCACTTTTCTTAGATCCTGTAATGAGAAATATTGAGTCTTTCTTAGTAGATTCTCAAAAAACGGTAAGCGGAAAAGTATTTGTAACGCTTCATCCGTACAGATTTATTTTAAATGGAATTGAGTCTGATCATGATCTGATGTCCGATAAATTCGGAAGTTATGGAGAGGCAAACAGAGCATGGACAGGAGATGATGTAAAAGGATATACAAAAATTGTAAGCAATTCTTTAAATATATATCACCAGATCAACCAAAATATCAACTAG
- a CDS encoding aspartate aminotransferase family protein — MNLFNVYPLFNINPVKAQGSFLWDDKGEQYLDFYGGHAVISIGHNHPHYQNKLKEQLEKISFYSNSVQNELQTELAEKLGQLSGYEDYNLFLCNSGAEANENALKLASFHNGKSKVLYFSGSFHGRTSAAVSVTDNPKIVAPVNFSERFIKSDWNNIEQLEETFAIHGNEISSVIIEGIQGVGGIMIPTPEFLAKIKELCEKYDAVLILDEVQSGYGRSGYFFAHQEFGIEPDIITTAKGMGNGFPVGGVLIHPKFQAANGLLGTTFGGNHLACVASIAVLDVMKDENLIENAQQMGQYIENGIKDLPHIKSIRRKGLMIGIELDRDCSEVRKTLLFDHHIFTGNSNDKSVLRILPALNIKKEETDLFINALKTVLEQI; from the coding sequence ATGAATTTATTCAACGTATATCCATTATTTAATATCAATCCGGTTAAAGCTCAGGGGTCTTTTCTTTGGGATGACAAAGGGGAACAATATCTTGATTTCTACGGGGGACATGCTGTAATTTCTATTGGACATAACCATCCTCATTATCAAAATAAATTAAAAGAGCAGCTGGAAAAAATTTCTTTTTATTCCAACTCTGTTCAGAATGAATTACAGACTGAATTGGCTGAAAAACTTGGACAGCTTTCAGGATATGAAGATTACAATCTTTTCTTGTGTAACTCTGGTGCGGAAGCTAATGAAAATGCATTGAAGCTGGCTTCTTTTCATAACGGGAAGAGTAAAGTGCTTTATTTCTCAGGTTCCTTCCATGGAAGAACGTCTGCTGCAGTTTCTGTAACGGATAATCCAAAAATTGTTGCTCCTGTCAACTTCTCAGAAAGATTTATCAAATCAGACTGGAATAATATTGAGCAGCTTGAAGAAACCTTTGCCATACACGGAAACGAAATTTCCTCTGTAATTATCGAAGGAATTCAAGGGGTAGGAGGAATTATGATTCCAACGCCGGAATTTTTAGCTAAAATCAAAGAACTGTGTGAGAAATATGATGCTGTTCTTATTTTAGATGAAGTACAATCCGGATATGGAAGAAGTGGATATTTCTTTGCTCATCAGGAATTTGGAATTGAACCGGATATTATTACTACTGCAAAAGGAATGGGGAATGGATTTCCGGTTGGAGGAGTTCTTATTCATCCGAAATTCCAGGCAGCCAACGGACTGCTGGGAACAACTTTCGGAGGTAATCATCTTGCCTGCGTAGCATCGATTGCTGTACTGGACGTAATGAAAGATGAAAATCTTATCGAAAATGCCCAGCAGATGGGTCAGTATATTGAAAATGGAATTAAAGATTTACCACATATTAAATCGATCCGAAGGAAAGGCTTGATGATTGGAATAGAGCTCGATAGAGACTGTTCGGAAGTAAGGAAAACCTTACTGTTTGATCATCATATTTTTACAGGAAACTCGAATGATAAAAGTGTTTTAAGGATTCTTCCGGCACTGAATATCAAAAAAGAGGAAACAGATCTTTTTATCAATGCTCTGAAAACAGTATTGGAACAGATTTAA
- the argC gene encoding N-acetyl-gamma-glutamyl-phosphate reductase, translating into MKKKVGIVGANGYTGSELIRLLAFHPHVTLSFLYSRSNSGTRISDLYPDLATVCDQVLTDQPEQADVLFLCLPHKESQNWLTQNPAQEETLVIDLGNDFRLDGNFGSRNFIYGLPEINKKQLVDSKSIANPGCFATAIQLALLPLAEKGLLDEVFTTGITGSTGAGQSLQATTHFTWRNDNVSAYKTLEHQHVGEILKQIVLFNHKDVSLNFVPWRGDFARGIFTSSTVKTDLELSDIYQLYHDFYAEEPFVKVSEKAIDLKQVVNTNRCVIQIEKSGNVAVIHSAIDNLLKGASGQAVQNMNIAMGWEENSGLNLKPIAF; encoded by the coding sequence ATGAAAAAAAAGGTAGGAATTGTAGGAGCAAATGGTTATACAGGAAGTGAGTTGATACGCTTGCTGGCTTTCCACCCCCATGTGACATTGAGTTTTTTATATAGTCGTTCGAATTCGGGTACAAGAATATCGGATTTGTACCCGGATTTAGCGACGGTTTGTGATCAGGTTTTGACAGATCAGCCAGAGCAAGCAGATGTACTTTTTCTATGCCTTCCTCATAAGGAAAGTCAGAACTGGTTAACTCAAAACCCTGCTCAGGAGGAAACTTTGGTAATTGATCTTGGAAATGATTTCCGTTTAGATGGAAATTTTGGAAGCAGAAATTTTATCTACGGATTGCCTGAAATCAATAAAAAACAACTGGTCGATTCAAAAAGTATTGCCAATCCGGGATGTTTTGCAACCGCCATTCAGTTAGCGCTTTTACCGTTGGCTGAAAAAGGTTTGCTCGATGAGGTTTTTACAACAGGGATCACAGGGTCTACAGGAGCTGGACAGTCATTACAGGCAACCACTCATTTTACCTGGAGGAATGATAATGTGTCGGCTTATAAAACGCTGGAACATCAACATGTGGGAGAAATTTTAAAGCAAATAGTTTTGTTTAATCATAAAGATGTCAGTCTGAATTTTGTTCCATGGAGAGGAGATTTTGCAAGAGGGATTTTTACAAGTTCTACAGTGAAAACAGATTTAGAGCTTTCTGACATCTATCAGTTGTATCATGATTTTTATGCAGAAGAGCCTTTTGTAAAGGTAAGCGAAAAAGCAATTGATTTAAAGCAGGTTGTCAATACGAATCGCTGTGTGATTCAGATTGAAAAAAGTGGAAATGTTGCAGTTATTCACTCAGCGATTGACAATTTGTTAAAAGGAGCTTCCGGGCAGGCCGTACAGAATATGAATATTGCGATGGGCTGGGAAGAAAACTCAGGATTAAACTTAAAACCTATTGCATTTTAA
- the argB gene encoding acetylglutamate kinase, which produces MKNKIYIIKIGGALIDDERLLDQFLDQFSGIKEKKILVHGGGKLATTLADKLGVEQKMINGRRITDKDTLDIVTMVYAGGINKNIVEKLQQKKCNAIGFSGADGNLIKAKKREHPEIDFGFVGDINKKSVNKKLLSKLIKLDLIPVFSAITHDKKGNLFNTNADTIASVMAQALSDKYDVELLYCFDKEGVLEDVNNPESVIKTVSEGEFAVLKEEGKLHKGILPKLENALGAIKNNVNKVFLIKETELKNHIENHHAGTEICL; this is translated from the coding sequence ATGAAAAATAAAATATACATCATAAAAATAGGCGGAGCACTCATTGATGATGAACGATTACTGGATCAGTTTTTAGATCAGTTTTCAGGAATCAAAGAGAAAAAAATTCTGGTTCATGGCGGAGGCAAGTTGGCTACAACATTGGCTGACAAGCTTGGTGTAGAACAGAAAATGATCAATGGAAGGAGGATTACAGATAAAGATACATTGGATATTGTAACGATGGTATACGCTGGCGGAATCAATAAGAATATTGTTGAAAAACTACAGCAGAAAAAATGTAATGCGATTGGTTTTTCCGGTGCAGACGGAAATTTAATTAAGGCTAAAAAAAGAGAGCATCCCGAAATTGATTTTGGATTTGTAGGAGATATTAATAAGAAAAGCGTCAACAAGAAACTGCTTTCAAAATTGATTAAACTTGATCTTATTCCTGTATTTTCTGCCATTACCCACGACAAAAAAGGAAACCTCTTCAATACCAATGCCGATACTATTGCATCTGTGATGGCACAGGCTTTATCAGATAAATATGATGTTGAATTATTGTACTGCTTTGATAAAGAAGGCGTTTTGGAAGATGTAAATAATCCGGAATCTGTGATCAAAACTGTGTCTGAAGGAGAATTTGCAGTGTTAAAAGAAGAAGGAAAGCTTCATAAAGGGATTTTGCCCAAACTTGAAAATGCTCTTGGAGCAATAAAAAATAATGTAAATAAAGTGTTTCTTATCAAAGAAACTGAACTTAAAAATCATATAGAGAATCATCATGCAGGAACTGAAATCTGTTTATAA